GGCGCAATTTTTAAAATCTGTTCGATAACGTCTTTGTGCATACCGTCTCTTGGCGGGTCAGTAATAATCACGTCCGGTTTGCCGTGCTGTGCAATAAATGCTTCATTGAAGACTACTTTCATGTCGCCAACAAAAAACTCACAATTGATAATCTCGTTACGTTTTGCGTTTTCTTTGGCATCTGCAATAGCTTCTGGTACGGCTTCAACTCCAATTACTTTCCCTGCTTTTTTGGAGACAAATTGTGCAATAGTTCCTGTCCCTGTATACAAATCATACACCAGCTCATTGCCGGTCAGCCCTGCAAAATCACGTGTAATTTTATACAATTCATAGGCCTGGTCAGAATTGGTCTGGTAGAATGATTTGGCATTAATGCTAAATTTAAGGCCTTCCATTTCTTCCAGAATATAATCTCTTCCTTTGTAAAGGATTACGTTTTGGTCATAAATAGTGTCATTAGGTTTGCTGTTGATTACATATTGCAGCGATTTTATATTCGGGAATTTTTCCAACAGGAAGTTTAGCAATGCTTCTCTTTGTTCTTTATTTTCTTCAAAAAACTGAATCAATACCATGATTTCACCAGTTGAAGCCGTACGAATCATTAGCGTACGCAAAAAGCCTTCATGGTTTCTTGGATTAAAAAATGCCAGGCCATGCTCGTTTGCATAATCGCGGATTGAATTTCGGATGGCATTGGATGGGTCTTCCTGAAGATGGCATTGGGTAATGTCTAAAATTTTATCCCACATTTTAGGAATATGGAAACCAAGGGCATTTCTGTTCCCCAGGTCCTCATCGCTTTCAATTTCCTTTTCGGTCAGCCAACGGGCGTTCGAAAAAGAAAACTCCATTTTATTTCTATAGAAAAACTGTTTTTCAGAACCAAGGATAGGTTCAAATTCAGGCAGTTCGATTTTACCAATGCGTTTCAGGTGATTGAAAACTTCGTTGTTTTTGTAAAACAGCTGTTTTTCATAAGCCATATTTTGCCATTTACAGCCTCCACAGGCTCCAAAATGTTGGCAAACCGGCTCGACTCTATCTTCGGAAAATTCATGAAAGGCAACGGCTTTACCTTCGTAATAGGCCTTTCTCTTTTTAAATGTCTGAATATCTACTACATCACCAGGCACGACGTTTGGAATAAAAATTACTTTTCCATCCGGCGCTTTTGCAACTGAAACTCCTTTGGCACCTGCATCCAGTACCTTAATATTTTCAAAAACGATCTTGTCTGTCTTCTTTCTTCCCATACGGCAAAAATAAGTGATTGTTCTGTTTTTTGAATTGAAATTAAGAAAATTTTTCCGTGCCGGTTTTCGGA
This portion of the Flavobacterium lindanitolerans genome encodes:
- the rlmD gene encoding 23S rRNA (uracil(1939)-C(5))-methyltransferase RlmD, producing the protein MGRKKTDKIVFENIKVLDAGAKGVSVAKAPDGKVIFIPNVVPGDVVDIQTFKKRKAYYEGKAVAFHEFSEDRVEPVCQHFGACGGCKWQNMAYEKQLFYKNNEVFNHLKRIGKIELPEFEPILGSEKQFFYRNKMEFSFSNARWLTEKEIESDEDLGNRNALGFHIPKMWDKILDITQCHLQEDPSNAIRNSIRDYANEHGLAFFNPRNHEGFLRTLMIRTASTGEIMVLIQFFEENKEQREALLNFLLEKFPNIKSLQYVINSKPNDTIYDQNVILYKGRDYILEEMEGLKFSINAKSFYQTNSDQAYELYKITRDFAGLTGNELVYDLYTGTGTIAQFVSKKAGKVIGVEAVPEAIADAKENAKRNEIINCEFFVGDMKVVFNEAFIAQHGKPDVIITDPPRDGMHKDVIEQILKIAPKRIVYVSCNSATQARDLALMDEFYKVTKVRPVDMFPQTHHVENVVLLEKR